The Sulfitobacter donghicola DSW-25 = KCTC 12864 = JCM 14565 genome has a segment encoding these proteins:
- a CDS encoding sugar transferase, giving the protein MKKFDADQPGYGLGRLATAGGDVDARVSIMRSHAFKFQRQVAPKKPAPYRNGGKRLLETVLIVLSLPFFLPIVALCAVALWIEGGNPFYRQIRLGQNGKRFSILKLRTMVRDADAVLEDYLARDPEMRREWNEKQKLINDPRVTRVGAFLRSTSLDELPQLWNVLTGDMSLIGPRPMMPEQLTMYGDPAHYFALRPGITGLWQISARNENRFSFRNEVDATYNKQMSMKGDIAIIFKTIGVMLRRTGH; this is encoded by the coding sequence ATGAAGAAATTTGACGCTGATCAACCGGGCTACGGCCTTGGGCGCCTTGCGACTGCAGGCGGCGACGTTGATGCGCGCGTATCCATCATGCGCTCCCATGCTTTCAAGTTCCAGCGTCAGGTCGCGCCGAAAAAGCCCGCGCCCTACCGCAACGGCGGTAAGCGTCTGTTGGAAACAGTGCTGATCGTTCTCAGCTTGCCGTTCTTCTTGCCCATTGTTGCGCTTTGCGCTGTTGCGTTGTGGATCGAAGGCGGCAATCCGTTCTATCGCCAGATCCGCCTTGGACAAAACGGCAAACGATTCTCGATTCTTAAATTGCGGACGATGGTTCGGGATGCTGACGCGGTTCTCGAAGACTACCTTGCCCGCGATCCCGAAATGCGCCGCGAATGGAATGAAAAGCAAAAGCTGATCAATGATCCTCGTGTGACACGCGTTGGCGCTTTCTTGCGCTCGACCTCACTGGATGAACTGCCACAGCTTTGGAATGTTCTAACCGGCGACATGAGCCTGATTGGCCCGCGTCCTATGATGCCTGAGCAGCTGACCATGTATGGTGATCCAGCCCATTATTTCGCCCTGCGCCCTGGGATCACGGGCTTGTGGCAAATCTCGGCGCGGAACGAAAACCGCTTTTCTTTCCGCAATGAAGTCGACGCGACCTATAACAAGCAGATGAGCATGAAAGGCGACATCGCCATCATCTTTAAAACGATCGGCGTGATGCTGCGCCGTACTGGTCACTGA
- a CDS encoding Glu/Leu/Phe/Val family dehydrogenase, with protein sequence MTQNTNEPSFRESVDMMFNRAVNLMDLKPGLVEKIRVCNATYTVRFGVRLRGDIKTFTGYRSVHSEHMEPVKGGIRFSMGVNQDEVEALAALMTFKCALVEAPFGGSKGGLCVDPREYDEHEMELITRRFAYELIKRDLINPSQNVPAPDMGTGEREMAWIADQYKRMHTTDINSAACVTGKPTNAGGIQGRTEATGRGVQYALRAFFRDSEGVKKAGLSGKLDGKRVIVQGLGNVGYHAAKFLSEEDGAPVIGVIEYNGAIFNKDGIDIEALKAHITAEGSPKGFAGGEFIEDGASLLETDCDILIPAALEGVINLRNARNIQANLIIEAANGPVTAGADEILRDKGTVIIPDMYANAGGVTVSYFEWVKNLSHIRFGRMGRRQEESRHQLIVDELDRISQDASINWTLSPDFKDKYLRGAGELELVRSGLDDTMRIAYESMANVWHGRDDVTDLRTAAYLVSIGKVAASYQAKGL encoded by the coding sequence ATGACCCAAAACACAAACGAGCCGAGCTTTCGCGAAAGCGTGGACATGATGTTTAACCGCGCGGTTAACCTCATGGATCTCAAGCCCGGTCTCGTCGAAAAAATCCGTGTCTGCAACGCAACCTATACTGTGCGTTTTGGCGTTCGCCTGCGGGGCGACATTAAAACCTTCACGGGCTACCGTTCGGTTCATTCCGAACATATGGAGCCGGTAAAGGGCGGTATCCGCTTTTCTATGGGCGTGAACCAAGATGAAGTTGAGGCGCTCGCGGCTCTTATGACTTTCAAATGTGCCTTGGTCGAAGCGCCGTTCGGGGGATCGAAAGGCGGGCTATGCGTGGACCCGCGCGAATACGACGAACATGAGATGGAATTGATCACCCGCCGTTTTGCCTATGAGCTGATCAAGCGCGATCTGATCAACCCCAGCCAAAACGTACCCGCGCCTGACATGGGAACAGGCGAACGCGAGATGGCGTGGATCGCGGATCAATATAAGCGTATGCACACGACCGACATTAACAGCGCAGCCTGTGTGACAGGCAAGCCGACGAATGCTGGTGGCATTCAGGGCCGCACCGAAGCAACTGGCCGCGGTGTGCAATATGCGCTGCGTGCATTTTTCCGCGATAGCGAGGGCGTGAAAAAAGCAGGGCTGTCGGGCAAGCTGGACGGCAAACGCGTGATTGTTCAGGGGCTGGGCAACGTGGGGTATCACGCCGCAAAATTCCTGAGCGAAGAAGATGGCGCGCCTGTGATCGGTGTGATTGAATATAATGGTGCGATTTTCAACAAAGACGGCATCGATATTGAGGCGCTCAAGGCGCATATCACTGCCGAAGGTTCCCCCAAGGGCTTTGCTGGGGGCGAGTTTATCGAAGATGGCGCCAGCCTGTTGGAAACGGATTGTGACATCCTGATCCCTGCCGCTTTGGAGGGGGTGATCAACTTGCGCAATGCGCGCAACATTCAGGCCAACCTGATTATCGAGGCTGCAAATGGCCCAGTAACCGCAGGCGCGGATGAAATCCTGCGCGATAAGGGGACAGTGATTATCCCTGACATGTATGCCAACGCAGGCGGTGTGACGGTCAGCTATTTTGAGTGGGTTAAAAACCTAAGCCATATCCGTTTTGGCCGAATGGGCCGCCGCCAAGAAGAAAGCCGCCACCAGTTGATCGTTGATGAATTGGACCGGATCAGCCAAGATGCTTCTATTAACTGGACTTTGTCTCCCGACTTTAAAGACAAATACCTGCGCGGCGCTGGCGAGTTAGAGCTGGTGCGCTCGGGGCTGGATGACACGATGCGCATTGCATATGAATCGATGGCGAACGTCTGGCATGGTCGTGACGACGTAACAGACCTGCGAACAGCCGCTTATTTGGTGTCTATTGGCAAGGTCGCAGCAAGCTATCAGGCTAAAGGGCTTTAA
- a CDS encoding homoserine dehydrogenase, protein MAQPLRLGIAGLGTVGAGVVQILRKQAAMLEARTGRQLVISAVSARSRTKDRGVNLSSYAWEDDPVALAKRDDVDVFVELMGGEDGPAKAATEAAIALGKDVVTANKAMLAMHGQSLAEAAEAQNCVIKYEAAVAGGIPVVKALGEGLAGNEITRVMGVMNGTCNYILTQMEATGQGYNALFAEADKLGYLEADPNLDVGGIDAGHKLAILSSLSFGTQVNFDGIELEGIQRVTLDDITAAADMGYKIKLLGVAQMTGRGLEQRMQPCLVPATSPLGQLEGGTNMVVLEGDAVGQIVLRGAGAGAGPTASAVLSDICDVARGYRSPVFGQPAETLKVATPALSQRPAAYYLRLSLKDKPGALAKVATVLGEAGVSIDRMRQYGHEDDSAPVLIVTHKTTRADIDHALDAFESTSVMAGDPVALRIEEV, encoded by the coding sequence ATGGCACAGCCTCTTCGTCTTGGGATTGCTGGATTGGGTACGGTCGGTGCTGGTGTTGTGCAAATCCTGCGCAAACAAGCAGCGATGTTAGAGGCGCGCACAGGCCGCCAATTGGTTATATCCGCCGTTTCGGCGCGCAGCCGCACCAAAGATCGCGGCGTGAACCTGTCGTCTTATGCATGGGAAGATGATCCCGTTGCCTTGGCCAAACGCGATGATGTTGATGTTTTCGTCGAACTCATGGGCGGCGAAGACGGCCCTGCAAAAGCCGCAACCGAGGCCGCAATTGCCCTTGGAAAAGATGTAGTTACCGCCAACAAGGCGATGTTGGCGATGCACGGGCAGTCACTCGCCGAAGCTGCCGAAGCGCAAAACTGTGTCATCAAATACGAAGCCGCCGTTGCGGGCGGCATCCCCGTCGTCAAAGCATTGGGCGAAGGCCTAGCCGGAAACGAGATCACCCGCGTCATGGGCGTGATGAACGGCACCTGCAACTATATCCTCACCCAGATGGAGGCAACCGGCCAAGGCTATAACGCCCTTTTCGCCGAGGCAGACAAACTCGGCTACCTCGAAGCAGACCCGAATCTGGATGTGGGCGGCATTGATGCGGGACACAAGCTGGCGATCCTGTCGTCGCTGTCCTTCGGCACTCAGGTGAATTTTGATGGGATCGAGCTGGAAGGCATTCAGCGCGTTACTTTGGACGATATCACCGCCGCAGCCGACATGGGCTATAAAATCAAACTGCTTGGCGTGGCGCAGATGACAGGCCGTGGGCTGGAACAGCGCATGCAGCCTTGCCTTGTGCCCGCGACCTCACCTTTGGGGCAGCTGGAAGGTGGCACAAACATGGTTGTGCTGGAAGGTGATGCCGTTGGCCAAATCGTTCTGCGCGGAGCAGGTGCTGGTGCTGGCCCAACCGCCAGCGCAGTTCTGTCTGATATCTGCGATGTCGCGCGCGGCTATCGCAGCCCCGTCTTTGGCCAACCTGCCGAAACACTAAAAGTCGCGACGCCCGCGCTTAGCCAGCGCCCTGCCGCTTATTACCTGCGCCTATCCCTCAAGGATAAACCAGGTGCATTGGCCAAAGTCGCAACCGTTTTGGGCGAAGCAGGTGTCTCGATTGATCGCATGCGCCAATACGGCCACGAAGATGACAGTGCCCCTGTCCTGATCGTGACCCATAAAACCACCCGCGCAGATATCGACCACGCATTAGACGCCTTTGAATCCACTTCCGTAATGGCTGGTGATCCAGTCGCCCTGCGGATCGAGGAAGTTTAA
- a CDS encoding TadE/TadG family type IV pilus assembly protein, translated as MIIRLKNRLTQFRKEESGATNTLEFAFMVPLVFIAFAFGVELTTHSNRQFQLDRGVEVTTRIIRLNTSAQYTHEILKQAICDNTGGLDDCSENLRLELLPMDPRDYTGLDASPYCSDSAQPVDPESGVSLGQQHELMLIRACYRFVPFMGSLGLGKLLAGPDGYGKMVTMSAFVQEPR; from the coding sequence ATGATTATTCGTCTCAAAAACCGCCTAACCCAGTTCCGCAAAGAAGAATCCGGTGCGACAAACACACTTGAATTCGCTTTCATGGTACCGCTCGTATTTATCGCGTTCGCCTTTGGTGTAGAACTGACAACCCACTCGAACCGCCAGTTCCAGTTGGACCGCGGCGTGGAAGTAACGACACGGATCATCCGCCTGAATACTTCTGCTCAGTATACGCATGAGATCCTGAAGCAGGCGATCTGTGACAATACGGGAGGTTTGGACGATTGTTCTGAAAACCTGCGCCTAGAATTGTTGCCGATGGATCCACGTGACTATACTGGCCTTGACGCTTCGCCTTATTGCTCGGACAGCGCACAACCCGTCGATCCGGAAAGTGGTGTTTCCCTTGGCCAGCAACACGAATTGATGCTGATCCGCGCGTGTTACAGGTTCGTACCGTTCATGGGCTCTTTGGGTCTGGGTAAATTACTAGCAGGTCCCGACGGTTACGGGAAAATGGTCACAATGAGTGCCTTCGTACAGGAGCCAAGATAA
- a CDS encoding TadE/TadG family type IV pilus assembly protein, with protein MTFRKFKTLMQAEFARDEKGSASIEAVIMIPLMFFVMICVVTLLDLTRLHGMHQKAAYTISDMISRETLAIDADYLAGSHALLNTLTRDPQDSTVRVSVVRYDATNNIFKLDWSKTSGYATPVSNHDVRNWTTKLPKMVHNERMIVVETNAIYQPPFQIGLGNQEIDNFIFTRPRYAPQVLWTDEPSSEEYEGDNYS; from the coding sequence ATGACTTTTCGTAAATTCAAAACCCTAATGCAGGCCGAGTTTGCTCGGGATGAAAAAGGCAGCGCCTCTATCGAAGCGGTCATCATGATCCCACTGATGTTCTTTGTGATGATCTGCGTTGTGACGCTTCTCGACCTGACGCGTTTGCATGGCATGCACCAAAAAGCAGCCTATACAATCAGCGATATGATCTCGCGTGAGACTCTTGCGATTGACGCAGACTATCTGGCCGGTTCGCATGCATTGCTAAACACGCTCACACGCGATCCTCAGGATAGCACCGTGCGGGTATCGGTCGTGCGCTATGATGCGACCAACAATATCTTCAAGCTGGATTGGTCAAAGACCAGCGGTTACGCAACACCTGTATCAAACCACGATGTACGTAACTGGACGACCAAACTGCCAAAGATGGTGCACAACGAGCGTATGATCGTCGTCGAAACCAACGCGATCTACCAGCCGCCATTCCAGATCGGACTGGGTAACCAAGAGATTGATAACTTCATCTTCACGCGCCCACGTTACGCCCCACAAGTTTTGTGGACTGACGAACCAAGTTCTGAAGAATACGAAGGCGACAACTACTCTTAA
- a CDS encoding TetR/AcrR family transcriptional regulator, with protein MARTAGSHSDITGPKVREAALKLFARGGYAAVSMRAIAAEVGVQVGALYNYTPDKQSLLFDLMEGHMSDLLAAVQDDLSGSATARLQEFVAFHIRFHHARPDAVFIAYMELRNLTDDNFKRIEALRGQYEGGLERILRDGVAAKEFQIVDTKIATLAIIAMLTGVNTWFRAGGRLSLEEVTAQYWEMVRRAVT; from the coding sequence ATGGCACGAACCGCAGGATCACATTCAGACATCACCGGCCCAAAGGTGCGCGAAGCGGCGCTAAAGCTGTTTGCAAGGGGGGGCTATGCGGCTGTTTCCATGCGCGCAATTGCAGCCGAAGTCGGGGTGCAAGTGGGGGCCCTGTACAATTACACGCCAGACAAGCAGAGCCTGCTATTTGATTTGATGGAAGGTCACATGAGCGACCTGCTGGCAGCTGTGCAAGATGACCTGTCTGGGTCTGCAACCGCGCGCCTGCAAGAGTTTGTCGCCTTTCACATCCGATTCCACCATGCGCGCCCCGATGCGGTTTTTATCGCCTATATGGAGCTTCGCAACCTGACCGACGACAACTTTAAGCGGATCGAGGCGTTGCGCGGCCAGTATGAGGGCGGATTAGAACGGATTTTGCGCGATGGGGTGGCCGCCAAGGAATTCCAGATCGTCGATACAAAGATTGCTACGCTGGCCATCATCGCGATGCTGACGGGGGTGAATACGTGGTTTCGCGCAGGGGGCAGGCTGTCTTTAGAAGAAGTCACAGCGCAATATTGGGAAATGGTGCGCCGCGCAGTAACTTAG
- the recJ gene encoding single-stranded-DNA-specific exonuclease RecJ produces the protein MDQAAAFLGVETSLTGRRWVGPGVEAVRASEALHQQTGLPMAVCQVLARRGVPAAEAEAFLAPALRDLLPDPRSLRDMEIAAKRFLQAVKTRQKIAIFADYDVDGGGSAALLLVWLRQMGREATLYVPDRIDEGYGPNDEAMADLASKHDLIICVDCGTLSHGPIAAAVGADVIVLDHHLGGETLPECVAVVNPNRQDEDGALAHLCAAGVVFLMLVEAGRQLREVEVKGPDLMALLDLVALATVADVAPLIGVNRAFVRQGLKVMARRERVGISALSDVARMDTAPAAYHLGFMLGPRINAGGRVGKADLGARLLATDDPHEAAALSEKLDALNTERRDVENAVRAAALAQAEERGTDGALVWAAGAGWHPGVVGIVASRLKEATGRPAVVIGLDEGIGKGSGRSVSGIDLGASIQKLAMQGVLQKGGGHKMAAGLTVEEGKLEEAMTQLSALLEKQGAHLLGPSDLRLEGMLMPGAASVELTEAVESAGPFGAGASAPRYVFADMRIFSARRVGESHLKVSFGDGLGTRLDAICFGAYDSPLGPALEAHGGAHFHLAGRLDINTWQGRQTVQLRLEDAARV, from the coding sequence ATGGACCAAGCGGCGGCATTTCTGGGGGTTGAGACCTCTTTAACAGGGCGGCGCTGGGTTGGTCCGGGTGTCGAAGCGGTGCGCGCCTCAGAGGCTTTGCACCAGCAAACAGGCCTGCCCATGGCGGTTTGTCAGGTTTTGGCCCGCCGCGGCGTTCCCGCGGCCGAGGCCGAGGCCTTCCTTGCCCCTGCCCTGCGCGATTTGTTGCCCGATCCGCGCAGCCTGCGGGATATGGAGATCGCCGCCAAAAGGTTCCTCCAAGCCGTCAAAACACGGCAGAAAATCGCTATCTTTGCAGATTACGATGTGGACGGTGGCGGCTCGGCTGCGCTGCTGCTGGTCTGGCTGCGCCAAATGGGGCGCGAGGCGACGCTTTATGTCCCTGATCGCATCGACGAAGGCTATGGCCCGAATGACGAGGCGATGGCCGATCTGGCCTCAAAACATGATCTAATCATCTGCGTTGATTGCGGAACCCTGTCCCATGGTCCGATTGCCGCTGCCGTTGGGGCAGATGTGATCGTGCTGGATCACCACTTGGGCGGTGAAACCCTGCCCGAATGTGTGGCAGTGGTGAACCCCAACCGCCAAGACGAAGACGGCGCGCTGGCCCATCTTTGCGCCGCTGGTGTTGTGTTTTTGATGCTGGTCGAAGCAGGTAGACAGTTGCGCGAAGTCGAGGTCAAAGGCCCCGACCTAATGGCCCTGCTGGATCTGGTCGCCTTGGCCACGGTCGCCGATGTTGCCCCGCTGATTGGGGTAAACCGTGCCTTTGTGCGCCAAGGGCTAAAAGTGATGGCACGGCGCGAACGTGTAGGCATCTCGGCGCTGTCTGATGTTGCGCGGATGGATACAGCCCCCGCCGCCTATCACCTTGGCTTTATGCTGGGGCCACGGATCAACGCGGGCGGCCGCGTGGGCAAAGCAGATTTGGGCGCGCGCCTTTTGGCCACCGATGACCCGCATGAAGCCGCCGCCCTCTCCGAAAAGCTGGATGCGCTCAACACCGAACGCCGCGATGTGGAAAACGCCGTTCGCGCCGCCGCATTGGCCCAAGCAGAAGAGCGCGGAACCGATGGGGCGCTTGTCTGGGCCGCTGGCGCGGGCTGGCACCCTGGCGTGGTTGGCATCGTGGCCTCGCGCCTGAAAGAGGCCACAGGCCGCCCCGCCGTGGTCATTGGCCTTGATGAGGGAATCGGTAAAGGCTCTGGCCGCTCGGTTTCTGGTATCGACCTTGGCGCAAGTATCCAAAAATTGGCGATGCAGGGCGTTTTGCAAAAAGGCGGCGGTCACAAAATGGCCGCTGGCCTAACGGTGGAAGAGGGCAAACTGGAAGAAGCCATGACACAGCTTAGCGCTTTGTTGGAAAAACAGGGCGCGCACCTGTTGGGGCCCTCCGATTTGCGTCTGGAAGGGATGCTGATGCCTGGCGCTGCGAGTGTTGAATTAACCGAAGCGGTCGAATCAGCAGGCCCATTTGGCGCGGGCGCCTCTGCCCCACGTTATGTTTTTGCAGATATGCGCATTTTTTCAGCACGCCGAGTCGGCGAGTCTCATTTAAAAGTCAGCTTTGGCGACGGATTAGGCACCCGTTTGGATGCAATTTGCTTTGGCGCATATGATTCACCCCTTGGCCCTGCCCTCGAAGCGCATGGCGGCGCGCATTTTCACCTCGCTGGAAGGCTTGATATTAACACATGGCAAGGCCGCCAAACCGTGCAATTAAGGCTCGAAGACGCCGCCCGCGTATAA
- a CDS encoding NAD(P)-dependent oxidoreductase: MKIGFIGLGNVGGKLSGSLLRNGVDLYVHDLDADLVAAKVAAGATAGGSPAQMMRDCDAVITCLPSPAASAAVVEQMLPEVGAGKTWIEMSTTDANEIKRLGALVQGAGGAAVDCPVSGGCHRADTGNISIYAGCDRDTFEKVLPILTHMGRRILHVGDLGNASILKVMTNYLATANLLTICEALTVMKAQGMDLGMTYEAMAMSSGNSFVHETESQLILSGSRDVNFTMDLIQKDIGLFQKLADDSGVPLEISPLIIEMMTDGQKRYGERAQSDRMIERLEEATGLEILAEGFPQELVDDEPEERGYEVRPKRLAK; the protein is encoded by the coding sequence ATGAAAATCGGTTTTATCGGTCTGGGAAATGTCGGGGGGAAACTCTCGGGGAGTTTGCTGCGCAACGGGGTGGATTTATATGTCCATGATCTGGATGCAGATTTGGTAGCGGCCAAAGTGGCAGCGGGGGCAACAGCGGGGGGCAGCCCTGCGCAAATGATGCGCGACTGTGATGCGGTTATCACCTGTCTACCCAGCCCCGCGGCCAGTGCTGCGGTGGTCGAACAAATGCTGCCAGAAGTTGGTGCAGGCAAGACATGGATCGAAATGTCGACCACGGATGCCAATGAAATCAAACGCTTGGGTGCGTTGGTGCAAGGGGCAGGTGGCGCGGCCGTGGATTGCCCTGTATCAGGCGGGTGCCACCGCGCCGATACGGGCAACATCAGCATTTATGCGGGATGTGATCGCGACACCTTTGAAAAGGTGCTGCCCATCCTCACCCATATGGGGCGGCGCATTTTGCACGTTGGTGATTTGGGCAATGCCAGCATTCTCAAAGTCATGACAAATTATCTGGCGACGGCCAATCTATTGACGATTTGCGAAGCCCTGACCGTGATGAAGGCGCAAGGCATGGACCTTGGCATGACCTATGAGGCGATGGCGATGTCCTCGGGGAACAGCTTTGTCCATGAAACGGAAAGCCAGTTGATCCTATCCGGCTCTCGCGATGTGAATTTTACAATGGACCTTATCCAAAAGGACATCGGGCTGTTCCAAAAGTTGGCGGATGATTCAGGCGTGCCGCTGGAAATCTCACCTTTGATTATCGAGATGATGACGGATGGTCAGAAGCGATATGGTGAACGGGCCCAATCGGATCGTATGATCGAACGTTTGGAAGAGGCGACAGGGCTGGAGATTTTGGCAGAGGGGTTCCCGCAAGAGCTGGTTGATGATGAGCCCGAAGAGCGCGGCTATGAGGTGCGCCCAAAGCGGTTGGCTAAATAA
- a CDS encoding CpsD/CapB family tyrosine-protein kinase: MKDTFASSPATAVRPRGDLMVPAKGSFTRPRRFDDAAQDLVDEAEIVMEEKAPKLPSSYPEETNLAAAPRDLWALLHTQEPGKDQHILEGSQAAEDFRATDVSRAFDLLRTRLRQTVKQHGWVNIAVASPTTGCGNTFTAANLAASLARVPSSRTVLMDFNMRSPGLAKTLDMDASQTGDLRDFLAGDVAISDYILRASDTLAVGLGSSAQADAAEIMQDPATAASLAEMRAALRPDIVLYDMPPLLSHDDTSAFLPQLDGVLLVSDGTQTMAKHIAECERILDGQVPLLGVILNRARASSIERF, encoded by the coding sequence ATGAAGGATACATTTGCATCCTCGCCTGCAACTGCAGTGCGCCCTCGTGGCGACCTTATGGTCCCTGCAAAAGGTAGCTTTACGCGCCCTCGGCGGTTTGATGACGCGGCTCAGGATCTGGTGGACGAGGCGGAAATCGTCATGGAAGAAAAAGCCCCCAAGCTGCCATCCTCTTACCCCGAGGAAACCAACCTCGCGGCGGCACCGCGCGATCTTTGGGCGCTGCTTCACACTCAGGAACCTGGCAAAGACCAGCATATCCTAGAGGGCAGCCAAGCAGCAGAAGATTTCCGAGCCACGGATGTTTCGCGCGCCTTTGATTTGCTACGCACCCGTCTGCGCCAAACCGTCAAGCAGCACGGCTGGGTGAACATCGCCGTTGCCTCGCCCACAACAGGCTGTGGCAATACTTTCACCGCGGCCAACCTCGCGGCAAGCCTTGCTAGGGTCCCCTCCTCACGGACCGTTCTGATGGATTTCAACATGCGCTCGCCTGGTTTGGCAAAGACACTGGACATGGACGCAAGCCAGACAGGCGATTTGCGTGACTTCCTAGCGGGTGATGTGGCGATCAGCGATTATATCCTACGTGCAAGTGATACGCTGGCAGTGGGCCTTGGATCTTCTGCGCAGGCAGACGCCGCCGAGATCATGCAAGACCCCGCAACAGCTGCCAGCCTTGCCGAAATGCGCGCAGCCCTGCGCCCTGACATCGTTCTCTATGACATGCCACCGCTTTTGTCCCATGACGACACATCTGCCTTCCTGCCGCAGCTGGACGGCGTGTTGTTGGTTTCTGACGGGACCCAGACCATGGCAAAGCATATCGCTGAATGTGAACGCATTCTGGACGGTCAGGTTCCCCTGCTGGGGGTTATCCTGAACCGCGCCCGCGCCTCGAGTATTGAGCGTTTCTAA
- a CDS encoding TadE/TadG family type IV pilus assembly protein produces MKNLFSTTRIPVCSGFKQSPLLRHFKQGEDGNVTVLSLALIAILGILASVAWDMNGNEFHRVRMQNTADRAVLAAADLDQTLSPDEVVRDYFDKAGYPTLVTGVNISEGLNFRTVSVSSAGIMETDFIKGQGGEREMLVNVFSEAEERVNNVEISMVLDISGSMSEGSKMSNLRDAASTFVDTVITEETKDLVSLSVVPYSEHVSAGPEIMSKFNVDWDHSYSHCMEFSEADFDRSDLRRDKTYDQVQHFQWGYNGYNNDRSTPVCPIGADEDVVAFSQNASDLKYKIGRLVPRGSTSIFAGMKWATGLLDPDFRTINQQLIQDGDADPAFSARPAAFDDHETLKTVILMTDGQNHYSYRIDDRYYANSSHVAHWNRYNLNWYLSRYVSSRYHDNFKYVKYWPDYGDTLLDKVCDAAKEKNIVIWSIGFEVSDHGADVMRNCASSPSHFFRVEGVEIKEAFKAIARQINQLRLTQ; encoded by the coding sequence ATGAAAAATCTATTTTCGACGACGCGCATCCCGGTCTGCTCGGGATTTAAACAGTCTCCTCTGTTGCGCCACTTTAAGCAGGGCGAAGACGGCAACGTGACAGTTCTGTCACTTGCGCTAATCGCGATCCTAGGCATTTTGGCGAGTGTCGCATGGGACATGAACGGTAACGAATTCCACCGTGTTAGAATGCAAAACACAGCCGACCGCGCGGTACTTGCTGCTGCGGATCTGGATCAGACGCTCAGCCCAGATGAGGTTGTGCGCGATTACTTTGACAAAGCGGGCTATCCCACACTGGTTACAGGTGTGAACATTAGCGAAGGCCTGAACTTTCGCACGGTTTCGGTATCATCCGCCGGCATCATGGAAACCGACTTTATCAAAGGTCAAGGCGGCGAACGTGAGATGCTTGTAAACGTTTTCTCCGAAGCTGAAGAACGCGTCAACAACGTTGAAATCTCGATGGTTCTCGATATCTCGGGTTCGATGAGCGAAGGCTCAAAAATGTCCAACCTACGGGACGCTGCGAGCACCTTTGTTGACACCGTTATCACCGAAGAAACGAAAGACCTCGTATCGCTTTCGGTTGTGCCCTACTCCGAACACGTGAGTGCAGGCCCCGAAATCATGAGCAAATTCAACGTGGATTGGGATCACTCCTACAGCCACTGTATGGAATTCAGTGAAGCCGACTTTGATCGTAGTGATCTGCGTCGTGATAAAACCTATGATCAGGTCCAACACTTCCAATGGGGCTATAACGGTTACAACAATGACCGAAGCACCCCTGTTTGCCCAATTGGCGCAGATGAAGATGTTGTGGCCTTCAGCCAAAACGCATCCGATCTGAAATATAAGATTGGCCGTCTTGTGCCGCGCGGCAGTACCTCGATCTTTGCAGGTATGAAATGGGCTACCGGCCTATTGGACCCTGATTTCCGCACGATCAACCAGCAGCTCATCCAAGATGGCGATGCCGATCCTGCATTTTCTGCGCGTCCTGCCGCATTTGATGACCACGAAACGCTGAAAACCGTGATTTTGATGACCGACGGTCAGAACCACTATTCTTACCGTATCGATGATCGCTATTACGCAAACTCCAGCCATGTTGCGCACTGGAACCGGTACAACCTGAACTGGTACCTCAGCCGCTACGTGAGCAGCCGCTACCACGACAACTTCAAATACGTGAAGTACTGGCCTGATTATGGCGACACCCTTTTGGACAAGGTCTGTGACGCGGCAAAAGAGAAAAACATCGTTATCTGGTCAATTGGCTTTGAAGTCTCCGATCACGGTGCCGACGTAATGCGCAACTGTGCGTCTTCTCCCAGCCACTTCTTCCGGGTTGAAGGTGTCGAAATCAAAGAGGCGTTCAAAGCGATTGCGCGTCAAATCAACCAGCTGAGGCTCACACAATGA